The Penaeus chinensis breed Huanghai No. 1 chromosome 39, ASM1920278v2, whole genome shotgun sequence genome has a segment encoding these proteins:
- the LOC125046918 gene encoding uncharacterized protein LOC125046918 isoform X1: MSLPIIAPYRQYFIPRSPSLRLLLPKLYKSISLDLASTNSSPPTPPSFQLPGEQVRPNAPIPSAALLASTSAVPASRNRGSAVSQGRQLSASPQLQPVEYEAPSNSLEPLLARQLFRHSPANAQLLSVKPALTGIISRLPDNATLLRPNIKDTFSCIGRTYGYYADPDNDCQIFHVCLPLHSLYPTLFKTQTTYHFSFICGNQTSFDQASMACVHKDSFTCDNPEMYYYLNYNFFRKVKTPEGEERWAWVNEDVPKGFAPEKPGSASVKPGSASVSVSVPVPVPTGRK, encoded by the exons ATGTCTCTGCCCATCATCGCACCTTATCGTCAATATTTCATTCCTCGCTCTCCTTCACTTCGTCTACTCCTGCCCAAGCTCTACAAAAGTATTTCCTTAGACCTTGCTTCTACCAACTCCTCGCCTCCGACGCCCCCTTCCTTTCAGCTCCCTGGTGAGCAAGTGCGCCCTAATGCTCCCATTCCCTCTGCAGCCCTCTTGGCATCGACCTCCGCCGTCCCTGCTTCCCGCAACAGAGGTTCGGCTGTGTCGCAGGGGAGACAGCTCTCGGCATCTCCACAGCTACAACCCGTGGAGTACGAGGCTCCCTCCAACAGCCTGGAACCCCTGCTGGCCAGACAGCTCTTTAGGCACTCCCCGGCCAACGCTCAGCTTCTCAGCGTTAAGCCTGCCTTGACAGGGATCATAAGTCGACTTCCAGACAATGCCACCCTCCTCAGACCCAACATCAAGGATACGTTCTCGTGCATTGGAAGG ACATACGGCTACTACGCTGATCCAGACAACGATTGTCAAATCTTCCACGTCTGCTTGCCTCTCCACTCGCTTTACCCAACCCTTTTCAAGACTCAAACTACATACCATTTTTCGTTCATCTGCGGAAACCAGACCAGCTTTGACCAG GCGAGTATGGCCTGCGTTCACAAGGACAGCTTCACCTGCGACAACCCGGAGATGTACTACTACCTCAACTACAACTTCTTCAGGAAGGTCAAGACGCCCGAGGGCGAGGAAAGGTGGGCGTGGGTCAACGAAGATGTGCCCAAAGGCTTTGCACCTGAAAAGCCAGGCTCCGCGTCTGTGAAGCCAGGCTCcgcgtctgtctccgtctctgtgccTGTCCCCGTGCCCACCGGGAGGAAATAG
- the LOC125046918 gene encoding uncharacterized protein LOC125046918 isoform X2 — MLVLCLCFALLASTSAVPASRNRGSAVSQGRQLSASPQLQPVEYEAPSNSLEPLLARQLFRHSPANAQLLSVKPALTGIISRLPDNATLLRPNIKDTFSCIGRTYGYYADPDNDCQIFHVCLPLHSLYPTLFKTQTTYHFSFICGNQTSFDQASMACVHKDSFTCDNPEMYYYLNYNFFRKVKTPEGEERWAWVNEDVPKGFAPEKPGSASVKPGSASVSVSVPVPVPTGRK; from the exons ATGTTGGTGCTGTGTTTATGTTTTG CCCTCTTGGCATCGACCTCCGCCGTCCCTGCTTCCCGCAACAGAGGTTCGGCTGTGTCGCAGGGGAGACAGCTCTCGGCATCTCCACAGCTACAACCCGTGGAGTACGAGGCTCCCTCCAACAGCCTGGAACCCCTGCTGGCCAGACAGCTCTTTAGGCACTCCCCGGCCAACGCTCAGCTTCTCAGCGTTAAGCCTGCCTTGACAGGGATCATAAGTCGACTTCCAGACAATGCCACCCTCCTCAGACCCAACATCAAGGATACGTTCTCGTGCATTGGAAGG ACATACGGCTACTACGCTGATCCAGACAACGATTGTCAAATCTTCCACGTCTGCTTGCCTCTCCACTCGCTTTACCCAACCCTTTTCAAGACTCAAACTACATACCATTTTTCGTTCATCTGCGGAAACCAGACCAGCTTTGACCAG GCGAGTATGGCCTGCGTTCACAAGGACAGCTTCACCTGCGACAACCCGGAGATGTACTACTACCTCAACTACAACTTCTTCAGGAAGGTCAAGACGCCCGAGGGCGAGGAAAGGTGGGCGTGGGTCAACGAAGATGTGCCCAAAGGCTTTGCACCTGAAAAGCCAGGCTCCGCGTCTGTGAAGCCAGGCTCcgcgtctgtctccgtctctgtgccTGTCCCCGTGCCCACCGGGAGGAAATAG
- the LOC125046919 gene encoding uncharacterized protein LOC125046919 yields MLVLCLCFALLASTSAVPTSRNRGPAVSVGRQLAGAPAAGQNTAVPGSAATPFQQQTPQFSPQASPQPQSVELNIPGPQQYQPAVSNFPANPQLAVVEYEAPSNSLEPLPASQLFRHSPANAQLLSVKPALTGIISRLPDNATLLRPNIKDTFSCTGKTYGYYADPDNDCQIFHVCLPLHSLYPTLFKTQTTYHFSFICGNQTSFDQASMACVHKDSFTCDNPEMYYYLNYNFFRKVKTPEGDERWAWVNEDVPKGFAPEKPGSASVKPGSASVSVSVPVPVPTGRK; encoded by the exons CCCTCTTGGCATCGACCTCCGCCGTCCCTACTTCCCGCAACAGAGGTCCGGCTGTGTCAGTGGGGAGACAGCTCGCCGGCGCCCCAGCAGCAGGTCAAAATACGGCGGTTCCAGGCTCAGCCGCAACGCCTTTCCAACAGCAGACGCCACAATTCTCCCCACAGGCGTCTCCACAGCCACAATCCGTGGAGCTTAACATTCCAGGACCCCAACAGTACCAGCCTGCGGTTTCCAACTTCCCAGCGAATCCCCAGCTCGCAGTGGTGGAGTACGAGGCTCCCTCCAACAGCCTGGAACCCCTGCCGGCCAGCCAGCTCTTTAGGCACTCCCCGGCCAACGCTCAGCTTCTCAGCGTCAAGCCTGCCTTGACAGGGATCATAAGTCGACTTCCAGACAATGCCACCCTCCTCAGACCCAACATCAAGGATACGTTCTCGTGCACTGGAAAG ACATACGGCTACTACGCTGATCCAGACAACGATTGTCAAATCTTCCACGTCTGCTTGCCTCTCCACTCGCTTTACCCAACCCTTTTCAAGACTCAAACTACATACCATTTTTCGTTCATCTGCGGAAACCAGACCAGCTTTGACCAG GCGAGTATGGCCTGCGTTCACAAGGACAGCTTCACCTGCGACAACCCGGAGATGTACTACTACCTCAACTACAACTTCTTCAGGAAGGTCAAGACGCCCGAGGGCGATGAAAGGTGGGCGTGGGTCAACGAAGATGTGCCCAAAGGCTTTGCGCCTGAAAAGCCAGGCTCCGCGTCTGTGAAGCCAGGCTCcgcgtctgtctccgtctctgtgccTGTTCCCGTGCCCACCGGGAGGAAATAG